From the genome of Polyangiaceae bacterium, one region includes:
- a CDS encoding TatD family hydrolase, which translates to MLIDTHCHVDPGYFPEGADAVLDRARAVGVGAFVVIGVGEDLGPARYAAELASRLPDVWSTAGVHPHDALVLDDAMEAEIERLAAAPRLCAIGEIGLDYHYMRSPKSTQQEVFRRLIALAVRVRKPIVVHTREAPEDTLSILEEEGASRVGGVIHCFSEDRPFAERAIALGFDISFSGIVTFKNARAIHEVAAWAPMDRILVETDSPYLAPIPMRGKRCEPAYVVHTARRVAELRGDDFDTFVARTGENARRRFGLA; encoded by the coding sequence ATGTTGATCGATACGCATTGTCACGTTGATCCCGGCTACTTTCCGGAAGGTGCCGATGCCGTGCTGGACCGCGCACGCGCAGTCGGTGTGGGTGCGTTCGTGGTCATCGGTGTGGGTGAGGACCTCGGGCCGGCGCGTTACGCCGCCGAGCTTGCATCACGGCTGCCCGATGTGTGGTCCACGGCGGGCGTTCATCCGCACGACGCCTTGGTCCTCGACGACGCGATGGAGGCCGAGATCGAGCGTTTGGCGGCGGCGCCTCGTCTGTGTGCGATCGGCGAAATCGGGCTCGATTATCACTACATGCGATCGCCCAAAAGCACGCAGCAGGAAGTGTTTCGGCGCCTCATCGCGCTTGCGGTTCGAGTGCGTAAGCCCATCGTCGTACACACGCGTGAAGCTCCCGAAGACACGTTGTCGATCCTCGAAGAAGAGGGCGCATCGCGCGTGGGCGGCGTGATTCATTGCTTCTCGGAAGATCGACCCTTTGCCGAGCGTGCGATTGCGCTTGGCTTCGACATCTCGTTCTCCGGCATCGTCACGTTCAAGAATGCGCGAGCCATTCACGAGGTTGCAGCGTGGGCGCCGATGGATCGCATCCTCGTCGAGACGGACAGTCCGTACCTCGCGCCCATCCCGATGCGGGGTAAGCGTTGCGAGCCTGCGTATGTGGTGCACACGGCGCGTCGCGTCGCCGAGCTTCGTGGCGATGACTTCGATACATTCGTGGCGCGCACTGGCGAGAACGCTCGGCGGCGATTCGGGCTCGCGTAG
- a CDS encoding L,D-transpeptidase, with protein sequence MAAPGCKAGSTPALAKGEPADEAPPEVQSPPADGPKLLVLQSGTVVYDRPSTTGRVLGELRAGTQVARSREPYTRRGCSEGWYVVRPKGFVCAGEAATTDLSLAAALPPGPDLEKPLPYRYGRARTEGVPIYTRLPMPAEQTAEEPDLKRFLSRRGDVDDELLGATANDVPLDARGVPLGPPVLMPGVDGADEASKRRVGTFYSFTKEVIAPLAPLAAKTGELRSGVLRKNSGVAIAGSFATNLGSEERRFGVTPSGSVVPIDRLRPALGTIWFGMDIEKIGLPVAFVHKFGAQGWILRRGEAEPNDDDLERRSAIPLTGKFRTVSGVRYEHTREDYWVRATDVVVVVRRTKFPEFAKGTQKWLDISLANQTLTAYEGQKPVYVTLISSGRDVLKDAPDAASTARGTFRVQKKFVTRALDSREVHGEFDVADAPWVMEFAPNNAIAGTYWGDGLGEAHMFHAVALSPVDAHRIWRWADPELPEGWHGVTDAMGEGTYVVVRP encoded by the coding sequence ATGGCCGCGCCAGGTTGTAAGGCTGGAAGCACTCCAGCGCTTGCCAAAGGCGAACCTGCCGACGAAGCACCGCCGGAGGTGCAATCGCCGCCCGCGGACGGTCCGAAATTGTTGGTGCTCCAATCAGGCACGGTCGTCTATGATCGCCCGTCGACGACGGGTCGCGTGCTGGGAGAGCTTCGCGCAGGCACGCAGGTCGCGCGATCGCGAGAGCCGTACACGCGTCGCGGATGCAGCGAAGGATGGTACGTGGTGCGGCCGAAGGGATTCGTATGCGCAGGCGAAGCCGCAACGACGGATCTGTCGCTCGCCGCAGCGTTGCCTCCGGGTCCGGACCTCGAGAAGCCTTTGCCTTATCGCTACGGGCGTGCGCGGACGGAAGGCGTGCCGATCTACACACGGCTACCGATGCCTGCGGAGCAAACGGCAGAAGAACCGGATCTCAAACGATTCCTGTCGAGGCGCGGCGACGTCGACGACGAGCTCCTTGGCGCCACGGCAAACGATGTGCCGCTCGATGCACGCGGCGTACCGCTCGGGCCGCCGGTGCTCATGCCCGGTGTCGATGGAGCGGATGAAGCATCGAAGCGGCGTGTCGGAACGTTTTATTCGTTCACCAAAGAAGTCATCGCGCCGCTTGCTCCACTGGCCGCGAAGACGGGCGAATTGCGAAGCGGCGTGCTCCGAAAGAACAGCGGCGTGGCCATCGCAGGTTCATTCGCGACAAACCTTGGGAGCGAAGAGCGCCGGTTCGGCGTGACGCCATCCGGATCGGTCGTTCCGATCGATCGTCTTCGGCCTGCACTCGGCACGATATGGTTTGGCATGGACATCGAGAAGATCGGTTTGCCGGTCGCGTTCGTCCACAAGTTCGGCGCGCAAGGTTGGATCCTGCGCAGAGGTGAAGCTGAACCCAACGACGACGACCTCGAAAGACGCTCGGCCATTCCGCTCACGGGCAAGTTCCGCACGGTGAGCGGCGTTCGGTACGAGCACACGCGTGAGGACTATTGGGTTCGAGCCACGGACGTCGTGGTCGTCGTTCGGAGGACGAAGTTCCCCGAGTTTGCCAAGGGCACTCAAAAGTGGCTCGACATCAGTTTGGCAAACCAAACTCTCACGGCGTACGAAGGTCAAAAGCCTGTCTACGTGACGCTCATCTCATCGGGGCGCGACGTGCTCAAGGATGCTCCGGATGCAGCTTCCACGGCACGGGGAACGTTTCGAGTGCAAAAGAAGTTCGTGACGCGAGCGCTCGACAGCCGTGAGGTTCACGGGGAGTTCGATGTCGCCGATGCGCCGTGGGTGATGGAGTTTGCCCCGAACAACGCGATCGCCGGGACGTACTGGGGCGATGGGCTTGGAGAAGCGCACATGTTCCACGCGGTGGCGCTGTCGCCGGTCGATGCGCATCGGATCTGGCGCTGGGCCGATCCGGAGCTGCCGGAGGGCTGGCACGGCGTCACGGACGCGATGGGCGAAGGAACGTACGTGGTCGTCCGACCCTGA
- a CDS encoding ankyrin repeat domain-containing protein, with protein MSDALIEAIQTRDVDRLAKLLAAGADPNEPGKSRYGGGDIPPLEAAIDELQAFEAIGPYGPEPAGPIDLVVLLLRHGARATGWGTSNDEDPLWDAVRRNDIEAARLLLAAGAEPNLKDDEGRSPLRICADKGYLEMARLLLLCGANKTIHDAGGAAGMNALGLAAYGLDVEMVKLLLAHGADPRVEDADRMTVFDHLRLMDKFGRVPEDPADQDRLREIRRLLGDPPAKP; from the coding sequence ATGTCTGACGCACTTATCGAGGCCATCCAGACGCGCGACGTCGATCGTCTGGCGAAGCTCCTCGCCGCCGGCGCGGATCCAAACGAGCCTGGCAAGTCTCGCTATGGCGGCGGAGATATTCCGCCGTTGGAAGCTGCGATCGACGAGCTCCAAGCGTTCGAAGCCATCGGCCCGTACGGCCCGGAGCCTGCCGGTCCGATCGATCTGGTCGTGCTGCTGCTTCGTCACGGCGCCAGAGCTACGGGCTGGGGCACGTCCAACGACGAGGATCCGCTCTGGGATGCCGTACGGAGGAACGACATTGAAGCAGCCCGGCTGCTCCTGGCGGCGGGGGCGGAGCCCAATCTCAAGGACGACGAAGGCAGATCGCCGCTTCGCATCTGCGCGGACAAAGGCTACCTGGAGATGGCCCGGCTCCTCCTCCTCTGCGGGGCGAACAAGACCATCCACGACGCAGGCGGGGCCGCTGGCATGAATGCGCTCGGGCTGGCCGCGTACGGGCTCGATGTCGAGATGGTGAAGCTCTTGCTCGCGCACGGGGCAGATCCGCGCGTTGAAGACGCTGACCGAATGACCGTGTTCGATCATCTCCGGCTCATGGATAAGTTTGGTCGTGTCCCCGAGGATCCCGCCGACCAGGACCGTCTTCGGGAGATTCGCCGGTTGCTCGGCGACCCCCCTGCAAAACCCTAA
- a CDS encoding TonB family protein codes for MLGRVLDYRLVAFVVLSIATHVIVVKFGNELYERSSRNVAAWAHRAFAVPLPDDIVQIDLPMVGDETIDGKLVELPPIVIPRGGGEALPRPDTEGAGRGGADAAQPAENLADRHDDRTLVTAIPSRFDRSQVQRIDSGKQRASWEDWRASREPMELTFLASGRTGSRKERREYAVHDPSSGARRAGQAAHAGGALGAPPMPPGVTESPRSVGGTAPGAAEPTIGVGVRDGAAGKDARMRAPVPLARPWVAAEVPSVPAEQDGKPKDRVDSEQEVAPAQQSIVRASTAGGDAGEGSGGQTSPAPAPGSGGQTGAGSDARPNGDGRGPDADQIARDRRRNDYLRRVISRIQPLWKNAFPKWAIAEGRGGTVIISFVIQRDGSVTGVRVSRSSTIAEFDENCRRALVRAAPFDPLPAELGPQLAWSMPFTAQNPAVRPRDPANP; via the coding sequence GTGCTCGGCCGCGTGCTCGACTACAGGCTGGTTGCGTTCGTCGTCTTGTCGATCGCGACGCACGTCATCGTGGTCAAGTTTGGCAACGAGCTCTACGAGCGTTCGTCTCGGAACGTCGCCGCGTGGGCGCATCGAGCGTTCGCGGTGCCGCTACCGGACGACATCGTGCAGATCGATCTGCCGATGGTTGGAGATGAAACGATTGACGGCAAGCTCGTCGAGCTACCTCCCATCGTGATTCCGCGCGGCGGAGGTGAGGCTTTGCCGCGACCGGACACGGAGGGGGCCGGGCGCGGTGGAGCGGACGCAGCGCAACCAGCGGAGAACCTTGCGGACAGGCACGACGATCGCACGCTCGTGACGGCGATTCCGTCGCGTTTCGATCGCAGCCAAGTGCAGCGGATCGATTCGGGTAAGCAGCGCGCGTCGTGGGAAGATTGGCGAGCGAGCCGTGAGCCGATGGAGCTGACGTTTCTTGCGAGCGGCCGCACGGGGAGTCGCAAAGAGCGACGCGAGTACGCCGTGCACGATCCATCGTCGGGCGCGCGTCGTGCGGGGCAGGCTGCGCATGCAGGCGGGGCGCTCGGTGCTCCACCGATGCCGCCTGGCGTGACGGAGAGCCCGCGATCCGTGGGTGGGACGGCGCCGGGTGCAGCCGAGCCGACGATCGGCGTTGGCGTGCGCGATGGTGCGGCGGGCAAGGACGCGCGGATGCGCGCGCCCGTGCCGCTCGCGAGGCCATGGGTCGCGGCGGAGGTGCCGTCGGTGCCTGCCGAACAAGACGGCAAGCCGAAAGATCGCGTGGACAGCGAGCAAGAAGTAGCGCCGGCACAGCAGTCGATCGTCCGGGCAAGTACGGCTGGGGGCGACGCGGGAGAAGGTTCGGGAGGACAAACGTCACCCGCGCCGGCACCGGGTTCTGGAGGACAAACGGGCGCCGGATCCGACGCGCGTCCGAATGGCGATGGGCGAGGTCCCGATGCAGATCAGATCGCGCGAGACAGGCGCCGCAACGACTACCTTCGCCGCGTCATTTCGCGCATTCAACCGCTGTGGAAAAACGCATTTCCGAAGTGGGCGATTGCCGAGGGACGAGGTGGCACTGTCATCATTTCGTTTGTGATCCAACGAGATGGCTCGGTCACGGGTGTGCGCGTGAGTCGTTCGAGCACGATTGCCGAGTTCGACGAGAATTGTCGCCGAGCGCTGGTTCGAGCAGCTCCGTTCGACCCGCTTCCTGCCGAGCTTGGGCCGCAGCTTGCATGGTCGATGCCTTTTACGGCCCAGAATCCAGCCGTTCGGCCGCGAGATCCCGCAAATCCATGA
- the tkt gene encoding transketolase, with protein sequence MQIDQALENKAVQTIQMLAVDAVEKANSGHPGAPMGLASIAFEIWMRHLRFDPADPAWPDRDRFVLSAGHASMLLYSLLHLSGILSLDELKQFRQLGSRTPGHPEVGITPGVEVTTGPLGAGISTAVGIAAALKMNAARAGGRTGVASARVFGIASDGDIMEGISHEASSLAGHLGLDNLVFFYDDNRITIDGKTDLAMSEDVPRRYEAYGWFVQTIDGHDHDAIRNALDRAVAESSRPSIIVARTIIANGSPNKANSSKAHGEPLGAKEVEATKRAIGWPIEPTFHVPDDVRALFAARAEEGRRARAAWQNAVAKFEREDAEAARAYRQLLECAVPANLFTELCAAAPRKDAATRVHAGVIEQRAAALVPSLVGGSADLNPSTKTYIEGSGPVVKGKFDGRNIHFGVREHAMGAFVNGLALSGAYIPFGSTFLVFSDYMRPAIRLAALSHLRSIFVFTHDSVFLGEDGPTHQPIEHLWALRMIPNVDVVRPADSLECAAAWTHAMTRRNGPTVLALSRQKVPELARAEGFDNDVMLRGGYILADAKGGAPSVILIATGSEVGLAVDAKKLLEKDGERVRVVSMPCLEQFRRQDQAYREHVLPMGIPRVAIEVGVTAPWYSVVGDRGLVIGRDDFGASAPDKDLAKAFGFVPEVVAAKVRSMRR encoded by the coding sequence ATGCAGATCGATCAGGCGCTCGAGAACAAGGCAGTTCAGACGATCCAGATGCTCGCAGTGGATGCTGTCGAGAAAGCCAACTCGGGGCATCCCGGAGCTCCGATGGGTCTGGCGTCGATCGCGTTCGAGATCTGGATGCGCCACTTGCGCTTCGATCCTGCCGATCCTGCATGGCCCGATCGCGATCGTTTCGTCCTGTCGGCGGGCCACGCGTCGATGCTTCTCTACAGCCTCTTGCATCTGTCGGGCATTCTGTCGCTCGACGAGCTGAAGCAATTTCGACAGCTCGGTTCACGCACGCCAGGGCATCCCGAAGTGGGCATCACGCCAGGCGTCGAAGTCACCACGGGCCCTCTCGGTGCAGGCATCTCGACGGCAGTTGGCATCGCTGCAGCACTCAAAATGAACGCAGCTCGAGCAGGCGGTCGCACGGGCGTCGCATCCGCGCGCGTGTTCGGCATCGCGTCCGACGGCGACATCATGGAGGGCATTTCGCACGAAGCATCCAGCCTCGCCGGGCACCTCGGGCTCGACAACCTCGTCTTCTTTTACGACGACAACCGCATCACCATCGACGGCAAGACCGACCTCGCCATGAGCGAAGACGTGCCGCGCCGGTACGAGGCGTACGGATGGTTTGTCCAGACGATCGACGGACATGATCACGACGCCATTCGCAACGCGCTCGATCGGGCTGTTGCAGAGTCGTCGCGTCCGTCGATCATCGTTGCACGTACCATCATTGCCAACGGTTCGCCGAACAAGGCCAACAGCTCCAAAGCGCACGGTGAGCCGCTTGGTGCGAAGGAGGTCGAGGCGACGAAGCGTGCCATTGGTTGGCCGATCGAGCCGACGTTTCACGTGCCGGACGACGTGCGCGCGCTCTTTGCGGCGCGTGCCGAGGAAGGTCGTCGCGCACGCGCCGCGTGGCAAAATGCCGTGGCGAAGTTCGAGCGCGAGGATGCAGAAGCGGCACGTGCGTATCGCCAATTGCTCGAATGCGCAGTTCCGGCGAACCTGTTCACCGAGCTTTGCGCGGCAGCGCCTCGCAAGGACGCGGCCACGCGCGTGCATGCGGGCGTCATCGAGCAGCGCGCAGCGGCGCTCGTACCGTCGCTCGTTGGAGGTTCGGCCGACTTGAACCCGTCGACGAAGACCTACATCGAAGGGTCTGGGCCGGTCGTGAAGGGCAAATTCGACGGGCGAAACATCCATTTTGGTGTGCGCGAGCATGCAATGGGTGCGTTCGTCAATGGATTGGCGCTTTCCGGAGCGTACATTCCATTCGGGTCGACGTTCCTCGTATTCAGCGACTATATGCGTCCAGCGATTCGTTTGGCGGCATTGTCGCACTTGCGCTCGATATTCGTATTCACGCACGACAGTGTTTTCCTTGGCGAGGACGGGCCGACGCATCAACCGATCGAGCATCTTTGGGCATTGCGAATGATTCCGAATGTGGATGTCGTTCGTCCTGCGGATAGCCTCGAATGCGCGGCTGCGTGGACGCATGCGATGACGCGTCGAAATGGTCCCACGGTATTGGCGCTATCGCGGCAAAAAGTGCCGGAGTTGGCTCGCGCCGAGGGATTCGACAATGATGTCATGTTGCGAGGTGGTTACATTTTGGCTGATGCGAAGGGCGGCGCTCCGTCGGTCATATTGATTGCGACGGGCTCCGAAGTGGGCCTTGCGGTCGATGCAAAGAAGCTCCTCGAAAAGGATGGCGAGCGCGTGCGCGTCGTATCGATGCCGTGCCTCGAGCAATTCCGCCGGCAGGATCAGGCGTATCGCGAGCACGTATTGCCAATGGGTATACCTCGCGTTGCCATTGAGGTGGGTGTGACGGCGCCTTGGTATTCGGTCGTTGGCGATCGGGGGCTCGTCATTGGGCGTGACGATTTTGGAGCATCGGCGCCGGACAAGGACTTGGCCAAGGCCTTTGGCTTCGTTCCCGAAGTGGTCGCCGCAAAGGTTCGCAGCATGCGGCGCTAG
- a CDS encoding MBL fold metallo-hydrolase — protein sequence MASPRLVTIDCDYLGPGVAAAYLRIQGDEAAFVETNTNHAVPKLLAALEQEGLSPKQVRYIIVTHVHLDHAGGTSLLAKACPDATVLAHPRAARHLIDPSKLVASARAVYGAERFDALYGTIESIDAARVRSLDDGAVVPFGETNFHFIHTRGHANHHFIVHDPARSSVFTGDTFGLSYPRLQRGRPFVFPSTSPTDFDAAAAHASVDVVRNLGTERAALTHFGEVGDLDVIAAQLHQWLDISASLMNQSLEGDPAEAEKNIRTGLEAAMQRAVNDAGIVLDAEDRALLELDIGLNAQGLAYAASKLRA from the coding sequence ATGGCCTCTCCGCGCCTCGTCACCATCGATTGCGACTACCTCGGTCCTGGCGTCGCGGCTGCCTACCTTCGCATCCAAGGCGATGAAGCGGCGTTTGTTGAGACAAACACGAACCATGCCGTACCGAAGCTCTTGGCTGCCCTCGAACAAGAAGGTTTGTCCCCAAAGCAAGTCCGTTACATCATCGTGACGCACGTGCACCTCGATCACGCCGGCGGCACGTCGCTTTTGGCCAAAGCATGTCCAGATGCCACCGTGCTGGCGCATCCGCGAGCGGCCAGGCATTTGATCGACCCGTCCAAGCTCGTAGCAAGCGCTCGGGCCGTCTACGGAGCCGAACGATTCGACGCTCTCTATGGCACGATCGAAAGCATCGACGCTGCGCGCGTGCGCTCGCTCGACGATGGCGCAGTGGTTCCATTCGGCGAAACCAACTTCCATTTCATTCATACCCGCGGGCACGCCAATCATCATTTCATCGTGCACGACCCTGCACGCAGCAGCGTATTCACAGGTGATACCTTCGGTTTGTCCTACCCGCGTCTCCAGCGAGGCCGCCCGTTCGTTTTTCCTTCCACGAGCCCCACGGACTTCGATGCCGCGGCCGCGCATGCAAGCGTCGATGTCGTCCGAAACCTCGGCACCGAGCGAGCGGCGCTCACGCATTTCGGCGAAGTCGGAGACCTCGACGTGATTGCGGCGCAGCTTCATCAGTGGCTCGACATTTCCGCGTCGCTCATGAACCAATCCCTCGAAGGCGACCCGGCCGAAGCTGAAAAAAACATTCGAACGGGCCTCGAAGCCGCCATGCAGCGCGCTGTAAACGACGCGGGCATCGTCCTCGATGCCGAAGACCGCGCGCTCCTCGAGCTCGACATCGGGCTCAATGCACAAGGCCTTGCGTACGCTGCGTCCAAGCTGCGGGCGTAA
- a CDS encoding VOC family protein translates to MTPDLEGAQKFYGALFGWTFDVGAPEMGYYTMCKLGGANAAGMGKRPPDAPYPTAWSVYFKSDDVNASAEAVRANGGQVMMPPMQVADKGHMLVCMDPTGATFGFWQYGTHTGAEVAGEPGAMAWTEVGTRDAEKARVFYTKVLDAEIPKMEGMDYWMLQKKGSTPMAGVMHMGKEFPPEIPPHWMAYFAVPDADASCKVVTENGGQVKHGPFDTPYGRIAVVADPYGAVFSIIKLAMPG, encoded by the coding sequence ATGACTCCGGACTTGGAGGGCGCGCAAAAGTTTTACGGGGCACTGTTCGGTTGGACATTCGATGTCGGCGCTCCTGAAATGGGCTATTACACGATGTGTAAGCTTGGCGGGGCAAACGCCGCCGGCATGGGCAAGCGGCCACCGGATGCGCCGTACCCGACGGCATGGAGCGTTTACTTCAAGTCGGACGATGTCAATGCGTCGGCGGAGGCGGTGCGCGCCAATGGTGGCCAAGTGATGATGCCTCCAATGCAAGTCGCGGACAAGGGCCACATGCTTGTTTGCATGGATCCCACGGGTGCAACGTTTGGCTTTTGGCAATATGGTACCCACACGGGCGCCGAGGTCGCAGGCGAGCCCGGTGCAATGGCGTGGACCGAAGTCGGCACGCGCGACGCCGAAAAGGCGCGTGTTTTTTACACAAAGGTGCTCGATGCCGAAATCCCCAAGATGGAGGGCATGGACTACTGGATGCTGCAAAAGAAGGGCAGCACGCCCATGGCCGGCGTAATGCACATGGGCAAAGAGTTTCCGCCTGAAATTCCGCCGCATTGGATGGCGTATTTCGCAGTCCCGGATGCCGATGCGTCGTGCAAGGTCGTCACCGAAAACGGCGGACAGGTAAAACACGGTCCCTTCGACACGCCCTACGGCCGAATCGCCGTCGTGGCGGATCCCTACGGCGCGGTGTTTTCGATCATCAAGCTGGCAATGCCGGGTTGA
- a CDS encoding DUF4215 domain-containing protein, whose protein sequence is MGGAGGMGGGSSANCGDSVVDYLQGEQCDDGNTTSGDGCSSACKIEAAATCGDGKLDIVNNEECDDGNTMGGDGCSASCQLEPVGQACGDSSITAPEVCDDGNTASGDGCNATCNSKETSTLFVGSPGQGGILDGIGNMARISGNGSLAVDATTLWFGDSAARTLRRIDIATGAVTTVAGMAGAGPGYVDNPTGTNARFGMVGPIATNGTTVWVIDGPNRVLRAVSALPPYSVTTVAGSGQMGMIQDGIGAAAQFDDARGLTYYKGLVYMVDAVAAVVRTFNPTTLEVKTIAGTPYMKGSADGIGPAARFNSPRYIANDGSGMLYIADTNGNTIRAFNTVTNEVTTFAGDATCGYADGVGTAAKIHRPRGMTSDGTSIYWTEFNAHTIRQGVVATKQIGTFSGTPAPCSLNCSCGMNPPMGGYAEGVGAATQWSGPWDIAFHWPSNSFFVVDAGNFVIRRIK, encoded by the coding sequence ATGGGCGGCGCCGGTGGAATGGGCGGCGGATCCAGCGCCAACTGCGGCGATTCCGTCGTCGATTACTTACAAGGCGAGCAATGCGACGATGGCAATACGACGAGCGGCGATGGTTGCAGCTCTGCGTGCAAAATCGAGGCGGCAGCCACGTGTGGCGATGGCAAATTGGACATCGTCAACAATGAAGAATGCGACGACGGAAATACGATGGGCGGTGACGGTTGCAGCGCCTCCTGTCAGCTAGAACCCGTCGGTCAAGCTTGTGGCGATAGTTCGATTACGGCTCCCGAAGTTTGCGACGATGGCAATACGGCGAGCGGCGATGGCTGCAATGCCACGTGCAATTCGAAGGAAACCTCGACGCTCTTCGTCGGATCGCCGGGCCAGGGCGGAATCCTCGATGGCATCGGCAATATGGCGCGCATTTCGGGCAATGGCTCGCTGGCCGTCGACGCGACGACGCTCTGGTTCGGGGATTCCGCCGCGCGCACGCTGCGTCGAATCGACATTGCAACGGGCGCCGTCACCACGGTCGCCGGCATGGCTGGCGCCGGCCCCGGCTACGTCGACAATCCCACTGGCACCAATGCCCGCTTCGGCATGGTCGGTCCGATTGCCACCAATGGCACCACCGTCTGGGTCATCGACGGTCCCAATCGAGTTCTTCGTGCAGTATCGGCATTGCCGCCCTACAGCGTCACGACCGTCGCAGGCTCGGGCCAAATGGGCATGATCCAGGATGGCATCGGTGCCGCGGCGCAATTCGACGATGCTCGAGGGCTCACGTATTACAAGGGCCTCGTCTACATGGTCGACGCCGTTGCCGCCGTCGTGCGCACGTTCAATCCCACGACACTCGAAGTCAAGACCATTGCGGGCACGCCCTATATGAAGGGATCCGCCGACGGAATCGGCCCCGCCGCGCGATTCAACAGCCCGCGCTACATCGCCAACGACGGCTCTGGAATGCTCTACATCGCCGATACCAACGGCAACACCATCCGAGCCTTCAATACGGTCACGAACGAAGTCACCACATTTGCCGGCGATGCAACGTGCGGTTATGCCGACGGAGTCGGGACGGCCGCCAAGATCCACCGTCCTCGCGGCATGACGTCCGACGGCACCAGCATTTACTGGACCGAATTCAACGCGCACACCATTCGACAAGGTGTCGTCGCGACGAAACAAATCGGCACGTTCTCAGGCACGCCTGCACCTTGCTCGCTCAATTGCTCCTGCGGCATGAATCCGCCCATGGGTGGATATGCCGAAGGCGTCGGTGCAGCAACCCAATGGAGCGGCCCGTGGGACATCGCGTTCCATTGGCCGTCGAATTCGTTCTTCGTCGTCGATGCCGGTAACTTCGTCATTCGTCGCATCAAGTGA